The genomic stretch TTCACGCGCGCTTGTGATGTTCCGAGGTAGATCGCAAAAAACGCTAACAAAAATCCGATGCCATGCACCCAGGTGATCGTCTCACCGAGCAGCACGACAGAAAATAGCAGACTCATCATCGGCATGCCGTTCAAAAACATCGCAGTGCGCCCCGCACCGATCAGCCGGATGCCCGAGTTCCACCAAATCGCCCCGAGTGCCGTCGCCACCCAGCCGGAGAACAGCAACACTCCCCACACCAACCATTCGGATGGCAGGTCTGCCATCTGTCCGTTGACCGCATTTTGAGTACCGGTGGTCAACAGCAACAGCACGGTCGCAAGCACATGGCTGTAGCCAGTCACAACGAGCACGGGCGCTGTCTGGGTCGCTTTTTTAATGAACATGCCGGAGATCACATAGACCACCATCGCCACGAGGACGAGCAGTTCACCCGTTCCCAAGGAAAGGGAAGCGGTCTGCTCCCATGAGTCACCGAAAATGACCAGCGCTACGCCGAGGAAGCCGAGCACGACTCCGCCAATTTTACGCACAGTCAGTGGCTCACGAAAAATCGCATAGGCGAGCAACGAAGTTGCCAGCGGATTCAGACCCAAGATCAACGAAGAGGTTGACGCATCGGTCGTTCGAATTCCTGCACTGAGCGCGATCTGATGCAAATAGATCCCGGTCAGCGCAGCACCTGCGATGTACAGCCATTCTTTAACTGACAATTTTACAAAACCGTACATTTTCCATACTACCACACCTAGCAACAATGCGGCCGCCCCAATTCGATAGGTGGCCAATTCGAGCGGAGGAAAATAGCCGGATAGGTACTTGACCATCACGACGTTCAGGCCCCAAATGATGACAACAAACAACAATAGTGACTTGGCCTTTTTTTCCTCATTCACCGACTTCCCACTCCCAACCATTTGCTTCGTGTACCGAAATAGTCCAACATCAGACCATATTATACACGTCATACAGGCAAACGCAACAGCTTTTTCATAGGAAGAACGGCATGAAAAACCCCCACCTGTACAAGCAAGGTGAGGGTAATGAGGATGAAGAAATCTACGATTGCGGTTGATGCGGGCCGACCGTTACTTGGGTCATCTTGTCCGGGTCGAGCACCTCATTGGCGAGGCGCAACGCTTCCTCGACGGTGACAGCGTCTAACTCTGCGATGTCCTGCTCATATGCGCGGTACGTGCCGAACAGCAGTTCATCGTCGATCAGCTTGTGTACTTTGTTGCCAAGTTGGTCACTGCTCATCAGCAGGCTCGATTTGAGCATCGCTTTGGAGCGGAACAACTCATCTTGCGTGATGCCTTGACGCAGTTTGCCAAGCTCCGAGCGAATCTCCGCGATCACGCGGTCAGTCTCAGCCGGCTGGCAACCGGCATAGATCATATAGCTGCCGACATGCGGCCAGCCCGAATAACTGCCATCCACTTGGTAGACCAGACCGAGCTCATTGCGCAGGCGCTGGAACAATCTCGACCACGAGTCGCCACCCAAGATCGTCATCGCCACATCAAAGGCGGGCAGGTCACGGCGCGTCACTTCCGGCGCCCGAAACCCGAGGAACACCTGCTCCTGTTCGCAGTCCTCCTCCTCATGGCGCACGCTGATCTGCGACAGCGGCACATCGGGCAGTTCCACGCGGGTGCGAGTCAACTCGCCAAAATGTTTGGCGATCACTTCGACCACTTGTTCATGCTCGACATTTCCGACCACGCCGACGATCATGTTGTCCGGCGTGTAGTGCTCTTTGGCAAACTGGAGCACCATGCTGCGGGTCAAGCCATCGATCGAATCGGGCGTCCCGATCGTGGGATGAGCAAACTCACCAAGCAGCGCATGGTAGGCAAGGTCTTCTCCCCAAGAGGACGGGTCGTCCTGAATCATCTTATATTCTTCTTGAATCACATCTTTTTCCTTGTCAAACTCCTCCGCTGGCACGTGAAACGAGGCGATGACCCCCGCAAACACGTCGAGCCCCTTCAGCACCGTCTCCGCCGGGCCGTCCAACTCATACGTGGTCGATTCAAAACCAGTCGAAGCGTTGGTCGAGCAGCCGAGTCTGGCGATTTCGTTGCCGAACGCCACCTGATCGAGAGTTGGCGTTCCTTTGAACACCATATGCTCAAGGACGTGAGCAATCCCGTGGAGTTTTAAGGGTTCAAGGCCTGAGCCGATCCCAAAGCGCAGATGCGCCACCGCACCGCGCAGGTACGGGGTGCGCTCCGTCAAGATTTTCAGCCCGTTCGGTAATACCGTCTTCCGAATCAATCTCACACCACGCTCCTAACTGAGCACTCTCTCAAATTCTGCTTCTTTAAATCCGACCGTCGCTTTCCCGCCATGCACGAAGATCGGCCGTTTGACCAGCATGCCGTCCGATGACAGCAGGTCGAGCATTTCCTCTTCGCTCATCGTTTTCAGCTTGTCCTTCAAGCCTAATTCGCGGTACTTCTGACCGCTTGTATTAAACAGTTTCTTAATGTCCAAACCGCTCTTGTTCAGCACGTCGCGCAATTCCTCTTTGGTCGGCGGCTGCAAGGCGATGTTGCGGTCTTCAAACTCTGCACCCTGCGCTTCCAACCATTTTTTCGCATTGCGGCAGGTGCTGCATTTCGGATATTGAAGAAAAAGGGACTCTGCCATTTTTCGTCTCCTCCTTATGTATAGGACTGACAATGCCCCCAATGTATCACGTTTGTCCCGATTTG from Tumebacillus algifaecis encodes the following:
- a CDS encoding M16 family metallopeptidase: MRLIRKTVLPNGLKILTERTPYLRGAVAHLRFGIGSGLEPLKLHGIAHVLEHMVFKGTPTLDQVAFGNEIARLGCSTNASTGFESTTYELDGPAETVLKGLDVFAGVIASFHVPAEEFDKEKDVIQEEYKMIQDDPSSWGEDLAYHALLGEFAHPTIGTPDSIDGLTRSMVLQFAKEHYTPDNMIVGVVGNVEHEQVVEVIAKHFGELTRTRVELPDVPLSQISVRHEEEDCEQEQVFLGFRAPEVTRRDLPAFDVAMTILGGDSWSRLFQRLRNELGLVYQVDGSYSGWPHVGSYMIYAGCQPAETDRVIAEIRSELGKLRQGITQDELFRSKAMLKSSLLMSSDQLGNKVHKLIDDELLFGTYRAYEQDIAELDAVTVEEALRLANEVLDPDKMTQVTVGPHQPQS
- a CDS encoding arsenate reductase family protein produces the protein MAESLFLQYPKCSTCRNAKKWLEAQGAEFEDRNIALQPPTKEELRDVLNKSGLDIKKLFNTSGQKYRELGLKDKLKTMSEEEMLDLLSSDGMLVKRPIFVHGGKATVGFKEAEFERVLS
- a CDS encoding DMT family transporter — protein: MNEEKKAKSLLLFVVIIWGLNVVMVKYLSGYFPPLELATYRIGAAALLLGVVVWKMYGFVKLSVKEWLYIAGAALTGIYLHQIALSAGIRTTDASTSSLILGLNPLATSLLAYAIFREPLTVRKIGGVVLGFLGVALVIFGDSWEQTASLSLGTGELLVLVAMVVYVISGMFIKKATQTAPVLVVTGYSHVLATVLLLLTTGTQNAVNGQMADLPSEWLVWGVLLFSGWVATALGAIWWNSGIRLIGAGRTAMFLNGMPMMSLLFSVVLLGETITWVHGIGFLLAFFAIYLGTSQARVNIKRQEEIAKGQPV